The Paralichthys olivaceus isolate ysfri-2021 chromosome 2, ASM2471397v2, whole genome shotgun sequence genomic interval GCAGAACGTGACCATTTTGATTCAGACTAGTTCTTTTTCTGATTGTGTCATTCTTGTAAGTAAATATGTTGGTTATATAATTATCTATATTTTAGAAGGACAAAGAGAAGGAAATAATTGATCAGTAATTGATAATTGACCATTGAGTCAATCTTTTACAAGGATCTACCAGTGTTAGCAGATTGCATGATTCAAATTTAGGAGGCATGTGCTGTGTCCACATGCTGCACAGCTGCAAAGGTTTGAAGGTTTGCACGTGTTTGCAAAGAGCAAGTGCAAGAGTCATTCCTTCGAGTTTATTAGCATAATTCAGGGGTAATTTAGCCAAAGAAAATTGGATATCGAACCAtagatcagatttttttggtacaCATTTCAGTCATATTAAAGTAACTCTCTTTTAAAACGTGCCTACAACATTTCGACAGGTTTCGTCAGCCCATCTTGGCTGAATTATGAATTGGACtgtgtggcggtggggtatggttagggcgccaactgctggacaacagggaggagtggctcagccggtgatccgacagctgggcagaatcaggtaatcagggcaatcaataaaagcatgcttgtaacctggttctgcctcttgtagtaggctggcgtcctgaGACCTGGAAGAGCGGCGGACGTGTGCGGGCGTCTGAGCGGGTTTAAAGACCCACCCCGATAAAGAGAGATATTCAGAGACAaatatatgcgtgtgtgtgggttgccAAGGAAGGCAACATCAATAAAAGACTTTACGCAAGCCATACTCTCCTCCCGTcattccccggagtgggccgagtatccCACAAGtggcgcctgaacagggacacggagagaggagagcatgGGGGGGAGAAGCAGCCTGGAACGCGCCATACAGGGCCTGGCGGCGAGGCAGCAGAGCACCGCGGCGCTGCACCGGCAGCAAACCCAGGCACTTGCCAACATCGCGGCAGAACGGAGGGAGGACCGGGCTCTCCTGCGGGAGCTGCTCCAGCGTCCAGCCACCCCGCCGACCGAGCCGGGGACTAGCTCCCGGCAGCCGTCGGCGGAGACCTGCGGGTggccggaggaggagaggaatgaGCGGAGACTCAACAGCGCCCGTCTTGTGAGCCGGATCACAGCGCTGTCGTCAGAGCTGGCGGATGAGCGGAACACCGGGGAGTCTGCCTCCCAGCTGCGGGAGACTGAAACTTCCGAGAGACTGCGTCTGGAGAGGGACATGAAGGACCTGCAGACCAAGTATGAGCGAGCCATCAGAGAGATTGAGTTCACCAAGAAgagactgcagcagcagaacaagcGGCAGCTGGAGAGGAGGATCAGCGACCTGCAGGCCGAGAACGAGGAGTCCCAGCGGAACATCCAGCAGCTGAAGGAACAGACCCAGCGACTGACGGCCGAACTGCGGGACACCAAACTTCACCTGGAGGGCCAGCAGAGCCGCAACCACGACCTGGAGAAGCGGAGAAAGTCCGACAGCGAGCCGAGTGGAGCCCGGCAGCAGTGCATCCCGGCGGGGCGCCCCAGACCTGCTCCAAGACAGCGAGTCCCCCCAGCACCACCAGGCGGGACAGCCCCGCCCGCGGGACCCAGGAACAAGAGAGCAGAGGCTGCTCCTCGGGGCCCAGCCTACGCGTCGGGTCGACCGGCACCAGGGGGGGCTCCTCAAACGCCGGGGCAGGAGTGCTGGCGGTGCGGCCAGTCGGGCCACTTCCGACGGGAGTGCCCGCTGATGGAGGTGGGGCAGCGGGTCGGGGTGGCCGGGCCGCCAGCCTCTTCCCACGGCCCGGGAGAGACGTACCATATACCGGTATGTATACAGGGGGGTATACACCAAGCTCTGCTGGACACGGGCTGTAATCAGACGATGATCCACCAGCGCTTGGTTCGAACGGGGGCATTGATGGAGGCATCGTGGGTGAAGGTGAGGTGTGTGCATGGGGATATTCACGAATACCCAGTGGTGACTCTGCTAATTTCAtataagggaaaaaaaacatagagtcGAGGCAGGGGTTAGTCCCCGTCTCACGCACCCCCTGATTTTGGGCACAGATTGGCCGGGGTTCCGGGGACAGGCGAGAGCGGCGGTGGGGGTGCGTTCACGTGCGGTAGGGAAATGTGAGTTGTGTGCGGTGCTCACCGGGGAAACAGAGCCCGAGACTGTCGGGGGGGCGGCGGGACTAGCGGAGCCTCGCCCGGAGGCTCCTCTAATCCCCCCGGTGAGCCCCATGGACGATTTTCCACTCGAACAGTCTCGGGACGAGACCCTCCGCCACGCTTTCGATCAGGTGGTGAGTATTGACGGCTCCGCTGTTTCTCCGAACGCAGCACACTCTCACCCACACTTTTCGATCATTAGGGACAGGTTGTATCGTGTGAGccgtgacacacagacaggagaagaAATCACCCAGTTGTTGGTGCCGAAAAGCCGTCGGGAAATGGTTTTCCAGGCGGCTCACTATAACCCCATGTCCGGGCACCTAGGGTATGAGAAGTCACTGAACCGGATAATGGCCCGCTTTTATTGGCCGGGCATTCGCGCGGACGTGAGTCGGTGGTGCGCGTCTTGTCGCGAATGTCAGCTGGTTAACCCGCCGGCCACACCAAAAGCGCCGTTGCGCCCTCTTCCACTGATTGAGGTACCTTTCGAGAGAATTGGCATGGACCTCATCGGGCCATTAGACCGGAGTGCACGGGGACATCGCTTTGTGTTGGTTCTAGTGGATTACGCAACGCGATATCCCGAGGCAGTGCCGCTGCGGACCATCTCCGCGAAGAGCGTGGCGCAGGCACTGTTTCAGGTTATCTCCCGTGTCGGGATTCCGAAAGAAATCCTGACGGATCAGGGCACCTCCTTTATGTCACGTACACTACGCGAGCTGTATGAATTGCTGGGCGTCCATTCAATCCGGACTAGTGTTTACCACCCACAGACCGACGGGCTGGTGGAGCGGTTTAACAAGACACTAAAGAACATGATTCGTAAGTTCGTGCACGAGGATAGCCGCAATTGGGATAAATGGTTAGACCCTCTGTTATTTGCAGTGCGGGAGGTTCCCCAGTCCTCCACAGGATTTTCTCCATTTGAACTGTTGTTTGGCCGGAAACCTCGGGGCGTCTTGGACCTGGTAAAAGAAGACTGGGAGACGGGTCTGAGCGCTTCCAAAAACGAGATTCAGTACGTGCTGGACCTGCGAGCAAAACTCCATTCACTTGGGGTATTATCACGGGAGAATTTGCTCCAGGCCCAGCAACGTCAGCAGCGCCTGTATAACAGAGGGACGAAACTAAGAACATTTGATCCGGGAGATAAAGTCCTTGTATTGCTCCCCTCCTCTAGCTCAAAATTACTCGCCAAGTGGCAAGGGCCCTTCGTGGTCACACGACGAGTGGGGGAGGTAGACTATGAAGTAGTGCGGTCTGACAGGGGTGGGGCCACACAGATCTACCACCTCAACCTCCTTAAAAAGTGGAGAGAGgtggcctctgtttctctggctaCCACGGTGATCGAGAGAGATGAGTTGGGACCGGAGGTATCAAAACCGGATTATTCTGCCCCGGTCAGTTATGACGACCATCTCTCGCCAagccagagagcagaggttgCGAAAGTGCAGTGGCGGTTTGCCGATGTGTTCTCCCCCTTGCCAGGACGCACTACGCTCATACACCACCACATAGAGACCCCCCCGGGCGTGACGGTGCGTTCACGGCCCTATCGTTTGCCGGAGCACAAGCGGAAAATTGTGCAGACGGAGCTTCAGGCCATGCTGGAGATGGGGGTAATAGAAGAATCCCACAGTGACTGGTGTTGCCCCGTGGTGCTTGCGCGCAAGACCGATGGGTCAACACGGTTCTGTGTGGATTATCGGAGGGTGAATGCGGTGTCCAAGTTTGATGCCTATCCAATGCCCCGGGTCGACGAACTCCTGGACCGGCTAGGCACGGCTCGCTTTTTCACGACACTGGATTTGACCAAGGGCTACTGGCAGATCCCCTTGTCTCCAGAGTCCAAGGAAAAAACGGCCTTCTCCACTCCGTACGGTTTGTACCAGTTTGTCGCACTTCCGTTCGGGTTGTTCGGGGCCCCAGCCACATTTCAACGCCTCATGGACCGGGTTCTGCGGCCACACTTCGCATATGCTGCAGCCTACTTAGATGATGTGATCATTTATAGTGAGACCTGGGAGCAGCATATGCGGCAGGTGGGGGCGGTGCTCGAGTCCCTGAGGCGGGCGGGGCTCACGGCCAACCCGAAGAAGTGTGCGGTGGGACGGAGGGAGGTACGGTATCTGGGGTACCACTTGGGGGGCGGACAGGTGCGGCCGCAGGTAGAGAAGACCGCAGCGGTTGCGGCCTGCCCAGCGCCCAAGACGAAAAAAGAGGTCAGGAGGTTTTTGGGTCTGGCCGGTTACTACAGACGCTTTATTCCAGCCTTTTCAGAGCTGGCCAGCCCCCTGACCGACCTGACCCGAAAGGGTGCCTCAGATCCGGTCCAATGGACGGAGCAGTGTCAGCTGGCGTTTGAGAGGGTTAAGCTAGCCCTCTGTGGTAAGCCACTGCTGTATACTcctaacttttctctcccttttgtccTGCAGACAGACGCCTCGAACAGTGGGCTGGGGGCCGTTTTGtcccaggaggtggaggggaccgACCGCCCCGTACTGTATATTAGCAGGAAGCTGGTTCAGCGGGAGAAGAGTTACAGTACGGTGGAAAAGGAGTGCCTCGCCATTCGGTGGGCGGTCGGGGCCCTCCGCTATTACCTCCTGGGGCGCCCTTTCACCCTCTGGTCGGACCATGCCCCGCTCCAGTGGCTCCACCGCATGAAGGATGCCAACGCGCGGATCACTCGCTGGTATCTGGCTTTGCAGCCATTCAACTTCAAGGTGATCCACAGGCCGGGTACCCGGATGGTCGTGGCCGACTTCCTCTCCCGCTCggcggagggggggggtgggctTGCGGCCGGCGGGATCCCGGCCTGAGTCGggcggtgggggtatgtggcggtggggtatggttagggcgccaactgctggacaacagggaggagtggctcagccggtgatccgacagctgggcagaatcaggtaatcagggcaatcaataaaagcatgcttgtaacctggttctgcctcttgtagtaggctggcgtcctgaGACCTGGAAGAGCGGCGGACGTGTGCGGGCGTCTGAGCGGGTTTAAAGACCCACCCCGATAAAGAGAGATATTCAGAGACAaatatatgcgtgtgtgtgggttgccAAGGAAGGCAACATCAATAAAAGACTTTACGCAAGCCATACTCTCCTCCCGTcattccccggagtgggccgagtatccCACAGACTGATATCGAATTTTTGGTTGAGGTGATTCATCTGGACATCCCGACTATTGCAAATCATCAAGCAGGGTAACGAAAAACAGATTTTCTGCAGATATTCATCTGGTTGTGGTCACGTCATCAAATGCTAATGACCAATCATGTGAGATCTGGGGTCAGATCTGGAGTATCTGAAGGTTTGTCAGCTTGTTACGAAATAGAGAATCTTTACCCAAAGAGGAAGGGCACGATGGCAGCTTATTCAATTCACAGCTTTGATATCCATTTTTTCAAACCAATACAAGTTTGATACAAGCCCACCAAATGACAGACTTATATGTtccctttttgtcttttctcgtgtacatgtacatttttcttttttctttgctatTATCCTTTGAAAGGCTCCGCCGTGGTGCTTTGTGGGCTTCTCTTTTGCTTACTCTGCAGCCAGTAATGAATTCAGTCCTTTTGTACCTCTTCTGTGCTTTTTCTGACTGCTTCCAGATGTGGGGAGCACTGCCATGACACAGAACATCATGTGTGCAGCCCATGCTTTATGCAACAAAggaatttctctttttcttgttttgtcatCCAATTTTCTGGCAAAATCGTTTCCAGGGCATTTATTTTGCATGACTAAATGCAACATAATTACACTCGTATGGGAGATATGGATTGCATTTTCTGTGGAGGGGAAAATAGGAATGTGCGTTCAACAACCTTGACAGAACATCAGCCTTTGAAGCATGGCGGACAGATTTCTCAGCACCTTCTCATTCATCCTAATCTGCGGTTCATCATTGTCTCTTAGCCATGCAGAAAACGAAGTGTCACGCTTGGAGACTGCCCTGCAACCCACCTGTCAAATTTCACTTTTCTGTCTTCCTATCCATTTTATGGTCGACTCTGTGCTTCCTCCAGGCTCAGAGGAAATCCATTTCCTTTAGGAATGGCGTGGTCTTTAGATGTAAAACCATTTGCCTTCTTCCAGTAAACGCTACATGCTGAAACAAAAggttctctgttcttttttgtcttctctCACTATGGCTATGAAAATATTTATGTTGAACATGTTATTACAGCCAGCTtcatgtagtgtgtgtgcgtgtgtagtaGATAATATTGGCCCTAGCTCGAGGCTCTGCTATTGTACGTGTGTTTCCCTGTCATG includes:
- the LOC138405282 gene encoding uncharacterized protein gives rise to the protein MGGRSSLERAIQGLAARQQSTAALHRQQTQALANIAAERREDRALLRELLQRPATPPTEPGTSSRQPSAETCGWPEEERNERRLNSARLVSRITALSSELADERNTGESASQLRETETSERLRLERDMKDLQTKYERAIREIEFTKKRLQQQNKRQLERRISDLQAENEESQRNIQQLKEQTQRLTAELRDTKLHLEGQQSRNHDLEKRRKSDSEPSGARQQCIPAGRPRPAPRQRVPPAPPGGTAPPAGPRNKRAEAAPRGPAYASGRPAPGGAPQTPGQECWRCGQSGHFRRECPLMEVGQRVGVAGPPASSHGPGETYHIPTDASNSGLGAVLSQEVEGTDRPVLYISRKLVQREKSYSTVEKECLAIRWAVGALRYYLLGRPFTLWSDHAPLQWLHRMKDANARITRWYLALQPFNFKVIHRPGTRMVVADFLSRSAEGGGGLAAGGIPA